The Vicia villosa cultivar HV-30 ecotype Madison, WI linkage group LG1, Vvil1.0, whole genome shotgun sequence genome includes a region encoding these proteins:
- the LOC131618894 gene encoding uncharacterized protein LOC131618894 codes for MFYTMKIQPIDFHFDEEMTRDEPVKPVVKSRLKRLIERQFSSVLRISAAEKFGGDLEPHLCKEGFTGGGEFEPSSICLAKMVTNYIEENNEKHSVSVKCERNRCNCFNRNCEDNNSDDESDARCGFGGSNSSYSSSDASEILKGLVACKSVGERNLLADTAKIVDKNSKCKCKDSFCRKIVTDGLIALGYDASVCKSRWEKTSSYPAGEYEYIDVMMESERLIIDIDFKSEFEIARSTKSYKTILQNLPYIFVGKSDRLQSIVAIVSEAAKQSLKKKGMHVPPWRRAEYVKAKWLSPYTRMNVHVQKQQSLKENCVAEDSGSSGEWKPPELKPKGSLTGVKVVTGLAVVFEDDNP; via the exons ATGTTTTATACAATGAAAATTCAACCGATTGATTTTCATTTTGATGAGGAGATGACTCGAGATGAACCGGTTAAGCCAGTTGTTAAGTCACGTCTGAAGCGGCTCATCGAGCGGCAATTCTCCAGCGTGCTGAGAATTTCTGCGGCGGAGAAGTTCGGCGGTGATCTGGAACCGCATTTATGCAAGGAAGGATTCACCGGAGGCGGTGAATTCGAACCGAGCTCAATATGTTTAGCGAAAATGGTGACGAATTACATCGAGGAGAATAACGAGAAACATTCGGTTTCTGTGAAGTGTGAAAGAAACCGCTGTAACTGCTTTAATAGGAACTGTGAAGATAATAACTCCGACGATGAATCAGATGCGCGCTGCGGTTTCGGCGGTTCAAACTCGAGTTATTCATCTTCTGATGCATCTGAAATCCTTAAG GGTTTGGTAGCTTGTAAAAGCGTTGGTGAGAGAAATCTTCTAGCGGACACTGCGAAGATCGTTGATAAGAACAGTAAGTGCAAATGCAAAGACAGTTTTTGCAGAAAGATTGTTACCGACGGATTAATAGCTCTTGGATACGACGCATCCGTCTGTAAATCTCGCTGGGAAAAAACTTCTTCATATCCAGCTG GGGAATATGAATATATAGACGTGATGATGGAGAGTGAACGGTTGATAATTGACATTGATTTCAAATCAGAATTCGAGATAGCTAGATCTACGAAATCGTACAAGACGATTCTCCAGAATCTTCCATACATATTCGTTGGAAAAAGCGATCGTTTGCAGAGCATTGTGGCGATTGTATCGGAGGCGGCGAAGCAGAGTTTGAAGAAGAAGGGAATGCATGTTCCGCCGTGGAGGAGAGCTGAATACGTGAAAGCAAAGTGGCTTTCACCTTACACTAGAATGAATGTGCATGTGCAAAAACAACAGAGTTTGAAGGAAAACTGTGTTGCTGAGGATTCCGGCAGTTCCGGCGAATGGAAGCCGCCGGAGTTGAAGCCGAAGGGATCATTGACCGGGGTTAAAGTGGTGACCGGTTTGGCAGTGGTTTTTGAGGATGATAACCCATAG